The Sphaerodactylus townsendi isolate TG3544 linkage group LG02, MPM_Stown_v2.3, whole genome shotgun sequence DNA segment AAATCCAGGGGAGGGAGACAAATTAAAGATAAATAATATATGATCTGCTGGGTTTTTGGCCCAACAGatcagatctacatttttttgaaagggggcaaaagtacaaaatgatacaTACATAtaataatcaacaactcttttgaCAAAATAAATTTTGTTGACCTCTataaactgttaatgaataattatacttttatattattttatctaACTATCATATTtaaatattccctcaacccctctgcacacataaaaaccaaaGCCAAGGAGAAagtctttcagcctagccttttcctgggcatttttaaaatacagcacacataagaAGCACCAAATGCACCTCACATTCCTTGACGGCCTGATAAAATGCTTTATCTGGCAATTATGCAAccagaagctaaaataactgaactgaagctactgtactttagtcactggaaaagactcacttGAAAAGACTATAATGGTGGAAACATTGAAGTCAgttggaaaagagaaagatccacTACTGACTCAATATAGGAAACCAagcccctcagtttgcaagaggacgttttggaggtcattgattcataagtcagaagcgacttgacggcacataatgcacatgaacaggccctctgttcttggtccccacctttcccaaggtgtaaaaacAGACTTTTTGGAGATGGCCAAACCTATCAGATGAAGGTCTACTCATGGCCTTTGCCAAAGCCAAACATAACACAACTCCAAGTTATAAAGTGGTAGGGGTGTGTGGAAGAGAAGAGATCACCCTCTGCTCCATTCGACTATAGGCAGCTTGAAGCACCTAAGCAGAGCCCGAGGCAGGGTGTGGGAAAGAAGGGTGCACCGGGAATTCTAAACCATTCACCACCACCTGCCTTCTTCCCCTGTGagtgtttagaacaggggtctgcaacctgcagctcaccagatgttcatggactacaaatcccattgggGCTGaggggatttgtagtctatgaacatctggagagctgcaggttgcagacccctggtttagaacctAAGCCTCCCCCTGCAAGCCTATCACAGCCACTGTCACTGCGTGGTTTTTGAAAGGGTAGGATGGGAAGGCAAGGAATTGGAAagtcctgcaggtggaagagcagaggcTGCCTTGGTCAGGAGAAGGAGGGTTACTTGGAGatctatgtctcccactgcatagaacttgacatcttttaACACAACCTTTAGCTCCCCCTTCTCTTTACTGACCATAGCCTCACTCAACTAACAGCAACAGTTTCTTCCTTAACAAGGGCTGTGACTCCCATCCACGGCCCAgggtctttctctccctttccctgcccaaattctagcagcagcctaattgggggaagggggcatgcCTGCTGCAGAACAAGCACTCTCTGGcggattctgcataggccaaaaacagtggtatgaaaattGTGTAAAATGATTTAcaacggtataaaagggtttacactgtttttggcccatgcggaattcaccTCTGTtgggcaactgagcctccccccacctcctagcagcagcctaacgGGGGGATCAGAAGGTGTGTGCTGCAGACAGGGCCATCTCTTCTAGGCAAATGTGCCTCCCCCACCTCTTGctgccacccccttcctgcctgccaccCAAGGCACCTGATTCCACCCCCACTCGCATTCACTTTCTAGTTCCAAAGCATCTTAGGTCTTCAGCAGCAGAACTGTGAATTTTATGGGCAAGAGATGCCTTTTGAGAACTCAACTTCACTTCCAAAATCCAGAAAAATACTTtagtttctttctttcccaaCATCCTACTGCTCCAACTATTCCCAGCATGCGCTTCAGTCTTAGGAAACCCCAAAATGCCTCAAATATGAGTCATACTGCTGAGAAGCAGGAGCTGCAACTGGGTGGATCTTCAAGGACCAGACACGATTCCACAACTACAAATTTGAAGGACTTTTGCTTGTCTTTACCATTATCATTAAAGCCCATATCTAATTATGAAAAAACAGACATGAGAAGAATATAGGAAGTGAATGAAGCTGCCCAGATAAAAGTCTGAACTAACAGTATGGAAGCACTATGCTACAGAGACTGCTCACCTGATGCCAGGAGACAACTTCAGAGCCACAATAtggaaaaacaaataaagaaacaaaaaagatggGTGTtagtatgggggagggggaaggagccaaAAAAGGCTGGGAGGCTGTTGTGCCCAAACTTTATTGCCTCTCCCCAACATCAGTTCCTTGTTCCCATTCAGGGTGGCACAATGGTGGATCCCACACagtataaatataacatctttaggatgttataaaaagatccattttggcattttgtgttcccacaaaaccccaaaacaggACAACACAAGGATTGTGTAGGACAACACAAGGATtatcagccaaaatggatcttttcccacACCTGCTGCagggagctcttgtcagtttcacagtggcgccagccattttgtgtgctgcagaagattctccatgaagatgcTCCAAGAagatttcttctgcttgcagctcatttgtttgctatttcactgtaaaaagtagatgaataaaatttgttctcCCTATGTGGACatgtttttactttgtttactTTGTTTTCAAGGGGATTTCTGTGAAGCTGCAGCATTACGACTAGAGAAAAGGCGATATGCACTtatttgtgttgccgtagctcagcagacatccccctcaaaacaaacaagaagtgACACAAGCACAGGATCactgggcaaaacaaactttattcatctatttcttagaatgaaatagcaaacagatgagcagaggaaacctctgcagAGAAACTCCACAGAgtatctgctgcagcacacaaaatggcgagcGTGAGTAGCAGAAgcgaaagtaagaggtttgagccaaagaaataaagcatttcctgcctgcttgagttaactcattttgggaagaaagctgtgcaaagttcttccccaaaacaattcTTATAAtatcctaaagacgttatatttgtgctgtgcggaatccaccactgtGAAGCAGAACCAGGCCTCAATCTTTTAtattcaaagaagaagaattttcagTAAGTGTAGTTTTTATGATACCTAACAATATGTACCTGCAAAAGTAATCATTCCCCCCCTACAATCACAAAAGACCAGTCCTGCTGGGCATGGGGTCACCCTAGTGCTGCTCCCAAGTTGAGAGAGATTACCTGCCgtgagggagaagagaaggaagagtctGTTGCCAAGGACTGCCAGTCTGGCTCATAGGTGATGTGGAGAGCCTTCGCAGGGACGATACAAAGAAGCAAGGAGAGGAGAGTGGGCACCCCAGactttgaggaatgggatagccAGGCAGATGGGCAgacagggaaaagagagagaggaagacaaagagagaaagcaaaatggtatgagagagagaaagaccttGTTTGTAAAGGTGCTGAGTGCCTCCCAATGAACACCAGGTGGCCACAACACTGAAGGAGATATTTCAGAGGTGACCTATGCTTGGATTAAAAGAGCCCCAACAACACTCCTAGCAGCCTTACATTATTGAGACTTGGCAGATTCACACAATCAGTGCAAATGAGTTACTTAGTCACTTGCTTTAATGGAGCACAGGATTCATACGACCTCTCCTTCTGAACCCTGAGCTTATCACCCCTGTCTAAAATATACAATAAGCTGTGCCTCGTTAAGGTTGCCAACAAAACAGGTAAAaactgtcctgtccctttaacagaggcttaatttGAGGAAATAGTAATAGAACTTTTTTATGACGTGGTAGTGAAAATCATTAGGTGAACTACATCCTAGCATGATTTCTTGTTAGATTTcttgtatttcttcaagccctgttttcacttttctttctctctgtggcaagacCATTTCTACGATgactttaattttgctttgctgccagagtgggccgatttgccagtgagcacagttttacCCCAAACATCCTCCTCCCACACACAGCCAGCCTTCCTACTCCCTCCCACTACCATCCACACCTTTTCCCCTTGCTGCcatttccatgttgccagctcctttaagtgaaagaaaagaagctcactaaCAAAGGCTtaaccaaaacacaccaacctctgcattCTATTGGTATACTGAAATATCGATgtagtaataacagagagtgcttggaaataacaagcctctctgagCTCCCatgatggcagcagcagcaacagtgggCAGGGAGAATATCAGCTATGGGACAATGTCTCCTTCTTTAGCAGCATGTTGTCCAGGAAACTGTTTTGCTCTTTCTTTTGCTGGGGTGAGGaggaggattatttttggaatggtaatatcaatagaagtatagtttaaagactaagccagcaatcttgacaaCCAAGtgtagtgagatctgtgcctataagaataagtgcctttaagaacaGTTTGATGGGAAGAGTTAAGAGAATCAAGCTGGGAGAGTTTTCAGCAGAAAAACTACATCCAGGAGGGAGTGCCTTCTTACATGTAAAcggagaaacacaaggagaaccCATTGCAAACCCAGTgaacagagaagagtcctgaggtaagcatcCCATGCCTAGTGTGTCattgtttttctccatttttctccaggattaGTAGCAGACCTATACCTCGCCCGCTTCTTAAGTCTTCAATTTATTATGCTGGCAAATAAACTGGACCCACCTCTTTGAACTCACTACCGACTGGTTCTGAGGGTAAGCTCTGGTTTGTAGGTGTGACAACAGCACTGCTGGTGCTTTTGTTGCGCCCATGCCCTTTCCTGAAGGCTGTTTTCGAGGGGCTTTGGAGCTGGGGATGCAGCTCTCGatttggagaggaaggggtggaTGTTATCACCAGAGTCTTCAAGGCTGTCACTTCTGCCTGCAGCATGTCAATCTGGGTGTCAAAATGGAAAGGATTAGGAGTCACAACACCACGCTTTCAGTCAGGAGAGGACAAATTCCTGCAAAGGCAGATGATGCTCTGAAGGAAATCCAGGTAGCATCTGGTTGCTGTCTCATCCCGGAGAACATCCAATGGTTCACTCAAGATCACAAAGTTCCATTAATTTCTGAAGATTCTAGAGGGGTATTGCATACCACTTGTATTTCAAGACCTTTTAGCTCCCCTGTTGTTCAGATGTAAAGGCCCAGACAAaaatgtgggggcaggggggaaggttCCCCTTTTCCAATGACTTCTTTTCAatttcagaacagaaaaaaatggaaaatttagGGGAATGTTAACAGAAAtgctataaaatattttcttttggaaAGGGCAAAGTGCTTTTACTCACTCAAAATTTACCCCATGAACATTTTTATGCAAAGGTCTACAACATTAGATAATGGCAAGTATGGGCCCATTAGATTCATAGAAGGAATCccatctccacctcctccccaccctgttTCTTGCCAGGCCGAACGCAGCTCCTGGGCtttcctgtagctgctgcagCTCCCAGGTAGCTTTACTGTTGCTGAGCCCACCATGGCTCTGGAGTTCCAAAACAGCTgctgaagttggggggggggggatttaaacctTGCTTTGGAGGGAATTTAAAcctccagtgtatttttttaatgatttcagatttttttgtaaaCTTAAGAAGAAAAATGTGTTTAGTACAAGTGTAAATCTGATTtgcagatttagatatctgtAGATAGAGGCTGTACTCGAGAAACAGATACATAGATATGTATACTGTAAGCATATACAACATTTTCAAGGTGTTTATTGTTTACATGTGAATAATGTCAGTAACAATTAATATGTGAAATGTGTTTGATATTATTAAAGAGTTTAGGATTTCCAGCATTATAAAGTTTTGATCCAAATGAATATCCAGATGGAATGCTAGTTCTAGTGTGACTTTGTGTTTTTGTCCAAATGCACACTTATTAAACTTAtgttctgtattttaaatttttgtccttttcctgcctctcagaTGGCTGAGAGACATATTCTAAGGCAGCAAAGGATGTGTTttttgaggtgttgtgtggtttctgggctgtatggctgtgttcaagaagcattctctcctgatgtttcgcctgcatctgtggctggcatcttcaaagaatctgatagtaggaaaggaaagcaagtggagtatatatacctgtgagtaacaatgaagatagcaaggtcaataggtgagggcatctgaatagaagtagcctgacaagtgagtaacaatgaagtatgtagtatgtgagtaacaatgaagatagcaaggtcaataggtgagggcatatgaatagaagtagcctggcctttgttccctttgattgtatattgtctatagtcatcctgtgtttgtgtggagctgattagtcactgtcttggtGTGTTTTTTCATCGCAAGCTCTCTCTCAGCATTAGTGTGTTTATTTGTAGCTTTTCTTTCAGaaattatttactgcatttatacccACATATTCTCTCAAGTGGAGACCCAATGGCTTGCATCCCTCTTCTTTTATTTTCAGAGATAGGTaaagctgagagtgtatgactggcccaaggtctttcagcaagcttccacagcaaaaagGTGACCAAACCTGAGTTTCTCAGATCcaagtccaacactctaatcactTCACCACATTAGTTCTGAACTATGAAGCAAAGGATTTATATTTCATTTCCCTAAATATGCAAACTGTACTACTGTATCTGCTAACTAAATAATTCATGATGTAGTTTATGgtgataaaacatttcctgaggTTGTCAGTAATCTGTCCCACATAGCTCTTTTTTCCACTTCACTACCAGAAAAGACAAAATAATTTATTGAAAATGATGCAAATATGCTTTATTCGTGTAGGTTGCAGGATTCAATTCTTTTTGGTACTAGATTTGATACCTCTCTTCTGTTCCCAAGAGATTAAACAGTTGCTTTTAACTCAGAGGAAACTTGGTCAGAATTTTCAACTctgtccctcctcccctcccctcaagtTTCCTGGCCTCAATGCTTACATAAAGCAAGCTTCCGGGGCAGAACATACTGAAATGAGGTGCTGCCTTCTTCAGGGTCACCCCTGTCTGTCTGCAGAGGCAGAAAGCAGCACCTTTAAGCCTAACCAAAGTAGCCTATTGCCTACAAAATGTCACAGTGTTGCAGCCAGGTAAATctctaaggctgcaatcctaagaacctTTCCTGGGAACAAAGATGaaatttatttctgagtagaccagcttaggattgctctctaaaaGCCCAAGCTGACTCCAATTTTCACTCATGTTGGAAACATATAGTCAATATGGAGGTTTCTGCCTGGGTGAAGCACCtacagaattctgagagaaggAACAAAGAATTTATATAAGGCTTGCGAAATTTCTTACAGCAGTGTCTAGGCATCCCTACACAAAGACTGAAAAACAATGCAAGTTGCAGTGTTATGGAAATCACTTGATCTTCACTAGTACCGGCTGACTAAGTAAGAGTCAAGGATGGGTAAAGGTCTCCACTAGTGGGGAAAGTTGATATGGCCCAAGGTTAGAGGTGGTACCCAAGTTTGTCAGTTTTAATGTGAACTTCTGTGGGGATATTACACAGCAGAGCCATCACAAGAAATCTGAGACAAGCAATAACATGTCAGTAATACTAGCAgaaatttttttgagggggagggtaTCCATGCATTTCTGGTTGCATCACTTAAAAATGTGGCCATCTCATctttgcttctccccccccccccccccccccctctttccttctGCAACAGTCAGAGCTGGAAGAGCTAAAATGTCAGAATCCCAGGACCAGGAATTCAGTATTTCTCATTTATTGGTTGGATGAGCAActgcatacagtggaacctcggtaattgcCGGTAATCCATCCAGCAGCACTAGGTGAACTGCGAAACCGGCGTAAACCAAGGCTACGCTGTTTGCATATGCACTACGCAAACAGCGTAGCAAATTGatgcaaaaagcgtaaatttgCACAAACAGCATAGGCGAACACCGAGGTGCCCAGCAGAaactgaggaagaaaaatggccAGAAGCAACCGACGAACTCCAAAACCGGTGTAAACCAAAGGCGGCAATTACCAAGGTTCTACTTTCCACTCAAGAATCCAGCTGTATCAAGAGAGAGAATATTTTCAAGTGCTTTGCTTTCACCCTGCCAATAGATGGTGCTGCAACCTCGTTACAATGATATTTTTCGCCTACATTTCTCAACAACTATCTGCATTTCTTTCAAATTTCTTTAGGAGTTTCCTCTGTGTTTGGGGTATACCAGAGATGCTGGATAAGCTGGTTTTTATTGCTGGAACGAGTAACACCTAGTTACCAGTAATATACTCCTCAATGTCCCACTTCACAGACAGGTTGAACAAGACCCTTACTATCATGTTCACTTGTTTTATGGGCCTATGGGCCTATATGAAGAACAATGTGAGACAGCAATCCTGCAGCTCTACCCACAGCATTCTCCAGTGATCTCCACTTTGGCAAACCACACAAAAAAGTTATACCTTACCACTTCTCTGCCTTACATGAATTTGCCTTGCGTGAATTTCAATTAGAATCaaggtttcctttttaaattaacttGCACTTATTAGAGTCCTTATTTCCTAAAAAGCTATCTGGAACAATGATTTAATGAAACATTCACCTACTCAGTAACTTCATACTTTTCCACAAAgcctcaaaaagagagagagagatttcctaATCCCAGACAGTCCTGTGGCACAGTGATAAGCtacagtattgcagtcaaagctgtaTTCATAACCTGAGTCCAGTCCCagaagaagtcagtttcaggtagctggctccagGTTAACTCGGCTTTCATCCTTCTGGATCAGTAAAATAAGTATctaagcttgctgggggtaacaTATAGATAACTGGGAAAAACAGTGGAAAACAACTCCATAAACAAAGTATGCCTAGCAAATGCCATAATCTGATGtctccccataagaacataagaaagagcctgctggatcagaccacagtccatctagtccagcactctgctactcacagtggcccaccagatgcctttgggagctcacatgcaggatgtgaaagcaatggccatggGTCAGCAAATGGGGTGGGGTGAAGCCGATTATTGTTacctttttaaacaaacaaatgctgGCGTCATTCTATTTTCATGATATGAATCCGCTAAAGAGTCAGTGTGGTTAATAGTTAGAGTGAGAACTGGCATCTGGGAGACAGGTTCAGATCCTAACCTGCTGTAAAATTcagtggatgaccttggaccagttattcTTTTTCAGCCAAGCCTAggattgttctgaggataaaatggaggtggatAGAACAATATATACTGCCTTGAACTCCTTGTAGGGAGTGTAACATATTTTTATAGAAGCATATATAATTGCTATGCTGAATACCATATTTATAAAATTTAagagggtgttgtttttttaaaagggtacCATATGTAGCTAATTTAAGTCTCATATCAAATAAGTGAATTGACAGAACTTACTTTCCCTCGTGCCTCCCTCAGCTGTTTCTCTGATGCTGCCTGTTTGGTATTTGCTTCCCGAACCATCTTATGTGCCTCCTGTAACAAACAGGGCAAGAAATAGGAAGAATAAACCAGTAAAAACACAAATATTCAACACAGCGAACCACTCTGAGTGCCTGAATCATACTACAAAAAGtaactgtctttttttttatatcaagttgcagcagacacttggcaaccccacagagttttcaaggcaagcgatgctcagaagtgttttgccattgctggcctctgcatctgtgttgtgatcctggtattccttggaagtcacccatccaaatactgaccagggccaactctgatTAGCTTCTGATATTCAATGAGATCATACTAGCCTTGgatatccaagtcagggcaaaagTTACAgacagctatttaaaaaaaaaacacacataatttTGGTTAAGTCTaagggcccaatccagatggggtgaTTGTCCAATGAGAGCAGTGGAGGGCCATGCCAGCACCTTTGCCCACCTTGCCAGTGAATAAAGGGCATCTATGCCAGCAGCAAAAGCAAAGACGCTGGTATGCAGACAttgcacagctccacagcagctgCTCCCAGAAGTATCTGTCACCTGGGAGATGTGCCAGCATCCAAGCGCACACTGGtgccgggggcagggggggcggccGGGAACATTCCATGGGGTGAAGCCGATTTTTTAGTCAGATTCCACCTGTCTTCCAGATTGGGAATGTCCCCCTCCACAGCCGCAGACCTACGCCACCAATAATTGTGGCATAAGTATGTTTATTCTATGGGGCTATTCAAATGGCAGGACGGCTTTAAAATTTCCCTCTTTTCCATgctgcccaaagcccctttggaggtggtgcagcactgccttcactgcaccatccctggctgctaTGGAGTGGATTGGGCTACCCAAcactttaaaaattgaaaattttCACTGATGTGCAACTGTGTGGCAGTTGAAGACCACTTTAAACTATGACAAACTACAATGCTTTAAACTATCACAGAGTATCACCTTTCCAAAGGATGAGGAGAATTTTACTATACATCAGACTGGGAGGTGAAATAGTGCCCTGTTTTCTCACCTCTAGTGTCCTGTTCTCAAGGTTATCAGGGGTCTATCTTTAAGGAACTATGGAACCATTTCATGGGATGGCTGCAGGGATTTAGCATTATCATCACCCGGAGAAGGCTAATGTATAGCCACTCTCATAAAAACTGAGGATCACCGAATACTGAACAATGCTAGAGAAATATGCATTTGAGCTCTGTATATATAAGGGAAGGCGCAGTGGACACAACGGCTTCTGTGGAAAATGGGCCTTCAGCAGATCTGCAGTCAGCCCCGAGCTGTGAAATCAGGAGAATTGCTGGTTTTGTGGCCCCTTGATTCTCTGTCTTTCAGATGAGGGTAATCGTTCATTTCAGTGTCCCCCAGTATAACAACTGTCTGAACATAGAAAATTATTATGTCAAGAAGGAGGCTAGGTCAGAACTTTTCTCCCTAACAAACTGGTTTTCTCCCTGCTAGGAATTTATTGTCTGAGTACCCAAACATGTAGCTCAACTGCAGTCTAAAGCAGCGCAGCATGACTTGCACAAGCAATTTGGCTATTTATAAAAATTGTTCCAGCACAGCTGAAGAATGAGACGTGAGCTGTACTGGTGCATGTACATGTATCTGCATACACGTATTGTGTTTCGATTTGGTTCTGCAAGAGCAGGAAGATCCCCTTGGAGTCCAGGAATTGATCTCATTTTAAGTATCGGGCAATACCTCAAACAAACTTGCTGTTAACTCTTCCAGTTCTTGCTCCAGCTGTTCTCTCACTTTGGAAAGCCTTTCACATTCTTCATCTTTCAGCTTCagctcctgcagaagagaaacacATGAGAAACTAGAACTGCAGGcatggagcaaattcacagagaaactaagaatcttgggcacatttctgggggtgcctgcaggaggctcattttttGACCTATctacaccaacatttcagggtatcatctggatactctcctgatgatgccccccaagtttggtgcagtttggttcaggggggccaaagttatggactcccaaaggtgtagccactattttctattagctctcattggaaacaatggaggttaggggcaccccctttgggagtccataactttggcccccataatccaaacttcaccaaatttggggggtgtcatcaggacagtctctctatgataccctgaaatgttggtgtagATAGGTcaaaaatgagcctcctgcaggcacccccagaaatgtgcccaagattcttagtttctctgtgaatttgctccatgtctctcaatgggaaatttctgggggtgcctgaagGGGGCTCATTTTTTGACCTatccgcaccaaaatttcagagtatcataaagagattatcctgatagggcaacatttattagaaacaagggcatgggttgtaacttttaagttttggctgcctctttgtttctgcactgaccctaacagtttgtcccagttagaaatgagagagcttcagctttcgaaatggtggctacacattgaaaaaaagatcttttccttgggcttctcttgggaggccctacaaatgctcaccgctccggagatttaccatcacttaaagactagattatttgatcaagagtaccaatttctcctgagcaaagcgcaaagctcttgctctccaatattctttgggattatccctctgaaatctagccctgctatatacctgcaacaacttattaattacaattgcagatgggtcatgactagagcaaggtgctTAACTctttttccgtcagtacatcttcaaggtgttCAGCTTCTCCTGGTATTCCATTgtaaaatgagcgttgctgtcgcattttgtcctgatacaacttcgatacactttctcatattctgcttcattgttcaaaaaatacaacaacatcagaactgatttgagaactgtattaccaacagagatttacatgctcctttctgataaaataaataaaaatggcataaacttctaaataactctaatgttgaaatctctg contains these protein-coding regions:
- the RAB3IL1 gene encoding guanine nucleotide exchange factor for Rab-3A isoform X6, producing the protein MWGQARFEEVQKQPVVGQWKPLASVIREQELQHPEPPAKDCGSGDGNQSVAQLNVSRLRSSSVEIREKGSEFLKEELHRAQKELKLKDEECERLSKVREQLEQELEELTASLFEEAHKMVREANTKQAASEKQLREARGKIDMLQAEVTALKTLVITSTPSSPNRELHPQLQSPSKTAFRKGHGRNKSTSSAVVTPTNQSLPSEPVGSEFKESGVPTLLSLLLCIVPAKALHITYEPDWQSLATDSSFSSPSRQLSPGIRWIPSCLQNSRLGRNLHLWINHVRFLRGYIRKTWGLVWTSPNTSCQGWFRQLWSRIHSPLNQRLPRLSLW